The following proteins are co-located in the Chloroflexota bacterium genome:
- a CDS encoding GIY-YIG nuclease family protein — protein MKSPCVYILANNPIGTLYIGVTSDLVQRVWQHKSDFEEGFTKDYGVHRLVWYEVHETMESAIAREKALKKWNRAWKIELIEKTNPKWTDLYDEII, from the coding sequence ATGAAATCACCTTGCGTCTACATACTCGCGAACAACCCCATAGGCACACTCTACATTGGCGTGACATCTGATCTTGTCCAACGGGTCTGGCAGCATAAAAGTGACTTTGAAGAAGGGTTCACGAAAGATTACGGTGTGCATAGATTAGTGTGGTATGAGGTACATGAAACTATGGAGAGTGCAATCGCCAGGGAAAAGGCGCTCAAGAAGTGGAACCGGGCGTGGAAGATCGAGTTGATTGAAAAGACTAATCCCAAATGGACGGACTTGTACGACGAAATCATCTAA
- a CDS encoding GNAT family N-acetyltransferase translates to MVDQAFETSTTLPALGGVRFHCLRATDADLLYTFFQMLGKQTRAWFRPHTPWTYAVAQDLAAQAEDPDFIRFLVLAKKDGKDEPAGYGFFENLQSARLVLGIAVADAYQEMGVGQAIMQHLKDVARQLGKRRIILTVDGDNLRAQHVYTKMGFTMTRLIPGSSHNAREMECRLKATS, encoded by the coding sequence TTGGTTGACCAAGCCTTTGAAACCTCCACCACCCTTCCCGCCCTTGGCGGCGTGCGTTTCCATTGCCTGCGCGCCACGGACGCAGACCTGCTCTACACGTTTTTCCAGATGCTCGGCAAGCAGACCCGCGCCTGGTTTCGGCCCCATACGCCGTGGACGTATGCCGTAGCGCAAGACCTGGCGGCACAGGCTGAAGACCCGGATTTTATTAGATTTCTTGTGCTCGCCAAGAAGGACGGAAAAGACGAACCGGCGGGGTATGGCTTCTTCGAGAATCTGCAGTCCGCACGGCTGGTTCTCGGCATTGCGGTGGCCGACGCCTACCAGGAGATGGGGGTTGGACAAGCAATCATGCAGCACCTGAAGGATGTTGCACGTCAATTGGGCAAAAGGCGTATCATACTCACTGTGGATGGCGACAACCTGCGGGCGCAGCATGTCTACACGAAGATGGGCTTTACCATGACGCGGTTGATACCGGGGAGTTCCCACAACGCCCGTGAGATGGAGTGCAGGCTGAAAGCGACTTCGTGA